A single genomic interval of Flavobacterium sp. N2820 harbors:
- a CDS encoding matrixin family metalloprotease gives MKLIYVFVLLLLFSCKKEDTGLVVGIQPYGQFSKAKTDTIAKTIAAFYQIKTIILPSKELYKEAFTEVKSPRYRADKIINIQKKDKVDSLDFILGLTSRDISVTKKDKWGRVKTPTYKYADWGIMGLAYCPGNSCIVSTFRIQHTDPKTHFTRFKKVAVHEFGHNLGLPHCPNKTCVMTDAVESVKTIDHAKLALCEKCKNKLN, from the coding sequence ATGAAACTCATTTATGTATTCGTTTTGTTGTTGTTGTTTTCTTGTAAAAAAGAAGATACTGGTCTTGTAGTTGGCATTCAACCTTATGGCCAATTTTCAAAAGCAAAAACCGATACGATTGCAAAAACGATTGCAGCATTTTATCAAATTAAAACGATAATCCTTCCTTCTAAAGAATTATATAAAGAAGCTTTCACCGAAGTTAAATCGCCTAGATATCGTGCAGATAAAATAATTAACATTCAGAAAAAGGACAAAGTCGATTCTTTAGATTTTATATTGGGATTGACTTCTAGAGATATCTCGGTAACAAAAAAAGACAAATGGGGAAGAGTAAAAACCCCAACCTACAAATATGCCGATTGGGGAATTATGGGTTTGGCGTATTGCCCAGGAAACAGTTGTATTGTTTCTACTTTTCGTATTCAACATACTGATCCAAAAACACATTTTACACGTTTTAAAAAAGTAGCGGTTCATGAATTTGGACATAATTTAGGCTTGCCTCATTGTCCTAATAAAACCTGTGTGATGACAGATGCTGTAGAAAGCGTTAAAACGATTGATCATGCTAAATTGGCGTTGTGTGAGAAATGTAAAAATAAATTGAATTAA
- a CDS encoding Asp/Glu racemase produces MKYRIGQIVPSSNVTMETEIPAIFRSRETILPERFTFHSSRMRMKKVTKEELEAMDAMSLKCAQELSDAHVDVMGYACLVAIMSMGRGYHCVSEVNLHQETVANDFPTPIVTSAGALINGLKVLGAKQISIITPYMRPLTDMVVDYIENQGIKVKQSIALEIPDNLEVAAQNPMNLLEIYKQLDLTDVDVLVASACVQMPSLEAIDLIQAECGIPVTSAAVCTTYEMMKKIGIEAKSAIGGELLSGKY; encoded by the coding sequence ATGAAATACAGAATTGGCCAAATAGTTCCATCCTCAAACGTAACGATGGAAACCGAAATACCAGCAATTTTCCGTTCTCGTGAAACCATTTTACCGGAACGTTTTACGTTTCACAGCAGTAGAATGCGCATGAAAAAAGTAACCAAAGAAGAACTCGAAGCGATGGATGCCATGAGTTTAAAATGTGCACAAGAACTTTCCGATGCTCATGTTGATGTAATGGGTTATGCTTGTTTAGTAGCCATTATGAGCATGGGACGAGGCTATCATTGCGTTTCGGAAGTGAATTTACACCAAGAAACGGTAGCGAATGACTTCCCTACTCCTATTGTAACTTCTGCTGGAGCTTTAATTAATGGTTTAAAAGTATTAGGTGCGAAACAAATTTCAATTATTACACCTTATATGCGACCGTTAACGGATATGGTGGTCGATTATATCGAAAATCAAGGTATTAAAGTGAAACAAAGTATTGCTTTAGAAATTCCAGATAATTTAGAAGTTGCGGCTCAAAATCCAATGAATTTATTAGAAATTTACAAACAATTGGATTTAACTGATGTGGATGTATTAGTTGCTTCGGCTTGTGTACAAATGCCATCTTTAGAAGCTATCGATTTGATTCAGGCGGAATGCGGCATCCCAGTCACTTCAGCAGCAGTTTGTACAACGTATGAAATGATGAAAAAAATAGGAATTGAAGCAAAATCTGCTATCGGAGGTGAATTGTTAAGTGGAAAATATTAA